Part of the Pseudomonas abietaniphila genome is shown below.
CGCTCCCACAGTCTTAACTGGCCCCGGAAAATTAGTTACTTGCTCAACTTCCTGTGGGCAGTCCGGCCATCATGCAGGCAGTGATCAGAGCGGGGCTTTTTCTTCCGGCGGCTTGGTCTTGTCCACACCCGGCACATGCAGGTTGCCTTCCGCCACCTGACTGCCTTCCAGCTGCGGCTGGGTGACCCATGTCAGAATGTCGTAATAACGGCGGATGTTCGCGACGAAGCTGACAGGCTCGCCCCCTCGGGCGTAACCGTAGCGCGTCTTGCTGTACCACTTCTTCTGCGAGAGGCGCGGCAGCATCTTCTTCACGTCCAGCCATTTGTTCGGGTTCAGGCCTTCGCTTTCCGCCAGCTTGCGCGCGTCGTCGAGGTGGCCCGTGCCGATGTTGTAGGACGCAAGCGCCAGCCAGGTGCGATCCGGTTCCTGGATGGTGTCCTCAAGCTGATCCTTTACGTAGGCGAAATACTTGGCGCCGCCTTGAATGCTTTGCTTGGCATCCAGCCGGTTGGAAACGCCCATCGCTTGCGCGGTGCTTTGGGTCAGCATCATCAGGCCGCGAACACCGGTCTTGGACGTCACGGCCGGTTGCCACAACGATTCCTGATAGCCGATCGCGGCCAGCAAGCGCCAGTCGACCTGCTCTTGTTTGGCGGCGGCCTGGAAGTGCTTCTCGTATTTCGGCAGGCGTTCCTGCAAGTGCTGGGCGAAGGTGTAGGCACCGACATAACCGAGTACGTCGACATGCCCGTAATAACGGTCTTTGAGCCGCTGCAGCATGCCGTTTTTCTGCATCTTGTCGAGAAAGCTATTGATCTCGTTCAGCAGGCTGTTGTCATCGCCCAGCGCCACGGCCCAGCGTTGGTCGCGCCCGTCGCCCAGATCGAACGCCACGCGCACGTTGGGGAAATAGACCTGGTTCATTGCCAGTTCGTTGGAGTCCACCAGTGTCAGGTCGATCTGGCCTTCATCGACCATGCGCAGCAGATCAACGACTTCGACTTGATCGGATTCTTCGTAGTTGATGCCGGGATACTTGACCTTCAGCGCTGCCAGTTGCTCGGCGTGACTGCTGCCTTTGAGCACCAGGATGCGTTTGCCGACCAGGTCGCCCGGATCGGTAGGGCGGGACTGACCGTTGCGGTAGATGACCTGAGGCGTGACCTCAAGGTAAGAGTGCGAAAAACGCACCTGCTTCGCGCGATTTTCGGTGCTGACCAAACCGGCGGCGGCCAGCACGGGACCACCGGGTTTATTCATCTGATTGAACAGGTCGTCAAGGTTGTCAGCGGTTTCGATCTTCAGCTCCACGCCCAGATCGTCGGCGAAACGCTTGACCAGTTCGTACTCGAAACCGGTTTCACCGTTGCGGTCCTGGAAGTAGGTCGCCGGGCTGTTGCGGGTGACGACGCGCAGGACGCCATCCTCCTTGACTCGTTCCAGCGTGTTGGGTTTCTCAACACAGGCACCGAGCAGCAGGAAGATTCCGGTTGCGATGAGCCACTTGGCACAGCGTGGGCGGAAATCAGATGGGGAAAACATCGGTGCAGTATACGCAAAGCGCACTGACCGCCATATCTCGACAGAGATGATCGCGTCTGATAGAGCAGTCGGATTTTTTACTCATCTCAGTAGGGGATCCGCAAACACCGACATTCGGATGCGCAGAAGCCTTTGTTTCGGGTGCCGAAAGCCCCCGGTTTAGGCTAGAATGCACGGCCTCAAAGCACACCCCCTTCCCCGAGGCTGTCCCGACGATGTTGATCTTGCGTGGTGCTCCCGCCCTTTCCGCCTTCCGCCACAAGAAATTACTTGAGCAGCTGAACGATAAAGTTCCGGCTGTGAGTGGCCTGTACGCTGAATTCGCTCACTTCGCTGAGGTTGCCGGCGTCCTGACAGAGGATGAGCAGCAAGTCCTTGCCCGTCTGTTGAAATACGGCCCGAGCGTGCCGGTTCAAGAGCCTCGTGGCCGTCTGTTCCTGGTGCTGCCGCGTTTCGGCACCATCTCGCCGTGGTCGAGCAAGGCCACCGACATCGCCCGCAATTGCAGCCTGACCAAGATCCAGCGTCTTGAGCGTGGCATTGCCTTCTATGTAGAAGGTCAGTTCAGCGAAGCCGAAGCACAGATCATCGCCGACCTCCTGCACGACCGCATGACCCAACTGGTCCTGAGCGCGCTGGAAGAGGCAGCAGGCTTGTTCAGCCACGCCGAGCCCAAGCCGCTGACCGCAGTCGATGTGCTGGGTGGCGGCCGCGCCGCGCTGGAAAAAGCCAACGTCGAGCTGGGCCTGGCCCTGGCCGAAGACGAAATCGATTATCTGGTCAACGCCTTCACCGGCCTGAAGCGCAATCCGCACGACATCGAACTGATGATGTTCGCCCAGGCGAACTCCGAGCACTGCCGCCACAAGATCTTCAACGCCAGTTGGGACATCGATGGTCAGAGCCAGGAAAAAAGCCTGTTCGGGATGATCAAGAACACCTACCAGATGCACAACGAAGGCGTTCTGTCCGCTTACAAGGACAACGCATCGGTCATCGTCGGCAGCGTGGCGGGTCGTTTCTTCCCGAACCCTGAAACCCGCCAGTACGGTGCGGTGCAGGAGCCGGTGCACATCCTGATGAAGGTCGAGACGCACAACCACCCGACCGCGATCGCTCCGTTCCCGGGCGCCTCCACCGGTTCCGGTGGCGAGATCCGCGACGAAGGTGCGACCGGGCGTGGCGCCAAGCCGAAGGCTGGCCTGACGGGCTTCACCGTTTCCAACCTGAACATCCCGGGTTTCGAACAGCCTTGGGAAAAGCCATACGGCAAGCCTGAGCGCATCGTCACCCCGCTGGACATCATGATCGAAGGCCCGCTGGGCGGCGCTGCGTTCAACAACGAATTCGGTCGTCCGGCGCTGACCGGTTACTTCCGGACGTTCGAGCAGTCGATCAACACCCCGCACGGCGAAGAAGTCCGTGGTTATCACAAGCCGATCATGCTGGCGGGCGGTATGGGCAACATCCGTGCAGAGCACGTGCAGAAGGGCGAAATCACGGTCGGCGCCAAGCTGATTGTGCTGGGTGGCCCGGCGATGCTGATTGGTCTGGGTGGCGGCGCGGCTTCCTCCATGGCGACCGGCACCAGCTCGGCTGATCTGGACTTCGCATCGGTTCAGCGGGAAAACCCTGAAATGGAGCGTCGTTGCCAGGAAGTGATCGACCGCTGCTGGCAGCTGGGCGACAAGAACCCGATCGCGTTCATTCACGACGTCGGTGCGGGTGGTCTGTCCAACGCCTTCCCAGAGCTGGTCAATGACGGTGGCCGCGGCGGCCGTTTCGAATTGCGCAACGTGCCGAACGACGAGCCAGGCATGGCCCCGCTGGAAATCTGGAGCAACGAGTCCCAGGAACGCTATGTTCTGGCCGTTAGCGCGCCTGATTTCGAACGCTTCAAAGCCATTTGCGAACGCGAGCGTTGCCCGTTTGCGGTCGTCGGTGAAGCCACCGAAGAGCCACAACTGACCGTGACCGACAGCCACTTCGGCAACAGTCCTGTGGACATGCCGCTGGAAGTGCTGCTCGGCAAGGCGCCGCGCATGCACCGTTCGGCGAACCGCGAAGCCGAACTGGGCGACGATTTCGACCCGAGCACCCTCGACCTCGAAGAAAGCGTCCAGCGCGTTCTGCATCACCCGGCCGTGGCGAGCAAGAACTTCCTGATTACCATTGGCGACCGCAGCATCACCGGTCTGGTCAATCGCGATCAGATGGTCGGCCCTTGGCAAGTGCCTGTGGCTGACGTGGCTGTCACCGCGACCAGCTTTGACGTTTACACCGGTGAAGCCATGGCCATGGGCGAGCGCACGCCGCTGGCACTGCTGGACGCGCCAGCGTCCGGTCGCATGGCGATCGGCGAGACCCTGACCAACATCGCGGCCTCGCGCATCGGCAAGATTTCCGACATCAAACTGTCGGCTAACTGGATGTCCGCAGCCGGTCACCCGGGCGAAGACGCTCGGTTGTACGACACCGTGAAAGCGGTCGGCATGGAATTGTGCCCTGAGCTGGGCATCACCATTCCGGTGGGCAAGGACTCCATGTCCATGAAAACCCGCTGGAGCGATGAAGGCGCGGAAAAAACCGTCACCTCGCCGATGTCGCTGATCGTCACCGGCTTCGCGCCGGTCACCGACATTCGTGGCACCCTGACCCCGCAACTGCGTATGGACAAGGGCCTGACCGACCTGATCCTGATCGATCTGGGCCGCGGCCAGAACCGTATGGGTGCGTCGATTCTGGCGCAGACCCACGGCAAGCTCGGCAAGGCTGCACCGGACGTCGATGACGCTGAAGACCTGAAGGCGTTCTTCGCCGTGATTCAGGGCCTGAACGCCGACGGCCACCTGCTGGCTTATCACGACCGTTCTGACGGCGGTCTGATGACCACCGTGCTGGAAATGGCGTTCGCCGGTCACTGCGGTCTGAACCTGCAACTCGACACCCTGACCGGCAAGCGTGAAAAAGTCGCGGCCATCCTCTTCAACGAAGAGCTGGGTGCGGTGATTCAGGTACGTCATGACGCCACCCCGCTGGTGCTTGCACAGTTCAGCGCTGCCGGCCTGGGCGATGACTGCGTTGCGGTCATCGGTCAGCCAGTGAACAACAGCGAAGTGACCATCAGCCTGAATGAAGAAGAGCTGTTCAAGGGTGATCGTCGTCTGCTGCAACGTCAGTGGAGCGAAACCAGCTACCAGATCCAGCGTCTGCGTGATAACGCTGACTGCGCCGATCAGGAATTCGATGCGCTGCTGGAAGAAGACAACCCGGGCCTGAGCGTCAAGCTGGGCTACGACGTCAACGACGACATCGCTGCGCCTTACATCAAGAAAGGCGTGCGCCCACAAGTGGCGGTCCTGCGTGAGCAAGGTGTGAACGGTCAGGTCGAGATGGCGGCTGCGTTCGACCGCGCCGGTTTCGCTTCGGTTGACGTGCACATGAGCGACATCCTCGCGGGTCGTGTCGATCTGAACGAGTTCAAAGGTCTGGTCGCCTGTGGCGGCTTCTCCTACGGCGACGTGCTGGGCGCCGGTGAAGGCTGGGCCAAATCGGCCCTGTTCAACAGCCGCGCCCGTGATGCCTTCCAGGGCTTCTTCGAGCGCACCGACAGCTTCGCGCTGGGCGTGTGCAACGGTTGCCAGATGATGTCCAACCTGCACGAGCTGATTCCGGGCAGCGAGTTCTGGCCACACTTCGTTCGCAACCGCTCCGAGCAGTTCGAAGCGCGCGTGGCGATGGTTGAGATCCAGAAGTCGGCGTCGATCTTCCTGCAGGGCATGGCCGGTTCGCGCATGCCGATCGCCATCGCTCACGGTGAAGGTCACGCGGAGTTCAAGTCGCCTGAGGCTCTGCTCGAAAGCGATCTGTCCGGCACCGTGGCAATGCGTTTCGTCGACAACCACGGCAAGGTCACCGAAACCTATCCGGCCAACCCGAACGGCTCGCCGCGCGGTATCACCGGCCTGACCACCCGCGACGGTCGCGTCACCATCATGATGCCGCACCCTGAGCGCGTGTTCCGTGCGGTGAACAACTCGTGGCGTCCGGACGAGTGGAGCGAGGACGGTGCGTGGATGCGTATGTTCCGCAACGCTCGTGTGTGGGTTAACTGATAGACGATGTACAAGCTCGCTTTCTTCGTTCCACCGAGCCATGTGGAGCAGGTCAAACGCGCAGTGTTCGCCGCCGGTGCGGGGCGAATCGGCGCGTATGACTGCTGCTCATGGCAGGTGCTCGGTCAAGGTCAGTTTCGCCCGCTGGACGGCAGCCAGCCGTTCATTGGGCAAACCGGGGAGGTCGAGCACGTGGAGGAGTGGAAAGTCGAGCTGGTCGTCGACGATGCGTTGATTCAACAGGCGGTGGCGGCGCTCAAGCACAGCCACCCCTATGAAACACCCGCTTATGAAGTGTGGAAACTGGCGGATTTTTGAGTGTGATGGATCGCCACGGACGTCTCCGTGAAAACGAATTCATTGGCGAAAAACCGTACGGCCACAACAATCCTGTGAACACCCCACCCAATCACGAATGAGTTCGCGCCCACAGGAATCTGCCTCGTCCTCGCGCGAAATCGGCTGCCTGCCAAGCGGTATCGAGCTTATGGCCGAATCTCGATCATCGTGCCGTCTTTGACCAGATCCCAGACTTCGCGGATGTCGCTGTTCTTCATGGCGATGCAGCCATTGGTCCAGTCGAGCGTCTGGAAATACCACTCGGGGTAGTCCTCGCTGACCGGCGTGCCGTGGATCATGATCATGCTGCCCGGGTTCACACCCTCGCGGCGTGCGCGGGCGGAGTCGGAGATGTTGGGGTAGGAAATGTGCAGCGACAGGTTGTAGGCGTCGCTGGTCTTGCGGTAGTCCAGCCAGTAGAAACCTTCAGGCGTGCGTTGATCACCTTCCTGCAGTTTCGGCCCCTTGGGTGCCTTGCCCAGTGAGATGCGATACGTTTTAAGCGCCTCGCCTTTGCTCATCAACTGCAGCTGATGCGCGGACTTGAGCACCAGAATCTTGTCGATGCTGCGCTCGGAGATGTCCTGCGTGTCCACGACCTTTCCGCCGATGAACTTCTGCTCACTCCCTTTAGGGACGATGGTCTGAGTGAACGCCGCCTGCGACAGCGGAACGAACGACAGACATAGAACGGCAAGCAACACACGCATTTACACGGTATCCCTGAAGCGCGCGCGGCAATCGCGCGTCGTCATCTGATCAAGTGGTTTTAAGAGGGGGAGAGACAGAAAGGCAATCGGTATGCACCGGGAATTCTTGATGCCGCCGGTCGATAAAGAAGCATTCTAGGGTACGTCGAACCGTGTGGAAAGCCAGCTCTGACCATGGAATGTCGGCTTCATCGAACAGCTTCACCTCAAGGCTTTCAACGCCTGCGGCGAAATCCGCGCTGGCCATGTTGGCCCGATAGAAGATGTGCACCTGACTGATGTGCGGCACATCGATCATTGCGTACAGGTGCAGGTCTTCCAGAAGGGCGCAGGCTTCCTCGACGGTTTCACGTCGGGCGGCCTGTTCCACGCTTTCGCCGTTCTCCATGAAGCCGGCCGGCAGCGTCCAGTAACCCAGGCGCGGTTCGATGGCGCGTCGGCACAGCAAGACCTTGTTGTCCCAGACCGGTAGCACGCCGGCGACAATATTCGGGTTCTGGTAATGAATCGTGTGGCAGTGTTCGCACACGTAGCGGGGGCGGCTGTCGCCCTCGGGAATGCGCTGGATAACCTGTTCGCCGCATTGGCTGCAGAATTTCATGATCGAATCGGGTTCCTGTCGTCAGCGGCTATCTTGGCGTGCGGCGCGGGTGGTCGGCAAGTGGCGTCTCGTGAACGACGGCCATTGTCCTGCAAGGGGTTGGGCACTTTCGCGCTTTGGTGCATGATGCCGGGTAGGCAACAGGACGAGAATTCCCATGCTGGACGAGCTACTTGGCCGAATAAGCAGCCACACGCCGGGCACTCTGGAAACGGACAAACGCTTTCCCGAGGCGGCGGTGTTATTGCCCATCACCCGCAGTGCTGAACCTGAACTGGTCTTGACTCTGCGTGCCAGCAGTCTGTCGACGCATGGTGGCGAAGTGGCGTTTCCGGGCGGTCGGCGTGACCCGGAAGACCCGGACCTGATCTTCACGGCGCTGCGCGAGGCCGAAGAAGAAATCGGCCTGCCGCCTGGGCTGGTCGAGATCGTTGGCCCTCTCAGTCCGCTGATCTCCAAGCATGGGATCAAAGTCACGCCGTACGTGGGCGTGATCCCCGACTTCGTCGAATACCGTCCCAACGACGGCGAAATTGCCGCCGTGTTCAGTGTTCCGCTGGAGTTCTTCCGTCAGGATGCCCGCGAGCACACCCACCGCATCGACTATCAGGGCCGCAGTTGGTACGTGCCGAGTTACCGTTTCGGTGAGTACAAGATCTGGGGGCTGACGGCCATCATGATCGTCGAGCTGATGAACGTGCTGTTCGACAGCAATATCAGCCTCAACCATCCGCCCAAGCGCTCGATCATTCACACCTTGAAGTCCTGACCGTACCTTTTCATTCAACCGTGAGCCATGCGCTCGACCCACGGCCGCAGAGCCTTGAGGAAAACGATATGAAATTCCGCCTGGGGGATTCCCGCGTTGAAGCCCACCCGCAAAGCTGGATCGCACCGACCGCCACCGTGATCGGCAAGGTCAGGCTTCAAGCCAACGCTAGCGTCTGGTTCGGCGCCGTGCTGCGCGGGGATAACGAGTTGATCGACATCGGCGAGAACAGCAACGTGCAAGATGGCACGGTCATGCACACCGACATGGGGTCGCCGCTGACCATCGGCAAGAACGTGACCATCGGCCACAACGTCATGCTGCATGGCTGCACCGTCGATGACAACACGCTCATCGGCATCAACTCGGTGATCCTCAACGGCGCGAAGATCGGCAAATACTGCATCATCGGCGCCAATTCGCTGATTGGCGAAGGCAAGGTGATTCCGGATGGCTCGCTGGTGATGGGGTCGCCGGGCAAGATCGTTCGCGAGTTGACCGACGCGCAGAAGAAAATGCTGGAGGCCAGCGCTGCGCATTACGTTCACAATGCACAGCGTTACGCACGCGATCTGGCGCCACAGGAAGACTGATGTCCATCGACACTGCACAACACGAGAAACCCGTTCGTTCGCCCTGCGTGAGCATCTGTGCACTGGACGAGGCCGATATCTGCGTCGGCTGCCAGCGTACCGTCGCCGAAATCACCGGCTGGAGTCGCATGAGCAACGACGAGCGGCGCGCGGTACTGGTGCTGTGCGACGACCGCGCCCGGGCCAGCGGGATGATGTTCTCGGTGCCCGGTTCGAGTTGATCCTCGTGACCGGCTCACTCCCACAGTGAACCGGTGTTTGCTCATGCTCCGTGGCAAGGTCCCTTGCCAAGAATAGGTGCCGGAACAGGGGCAATCATCAGATCACCCGTCCGCCGTCACACCCCAATCCCCGGCCTTCGTGGTAAATTGCGCGCCTTTCTCCCCTGCGGTTGCTCGTCCATGGCGGGCTGCCCTCGATATCTGCTCCACGAGGACCTGTGATGACTCAAATCGGAACTCCACTGTCGCCGACCGCGACCCGCGTTTTGCTCTGCGGTTGCGGTGAGCTGGGCAAGGAAGTGGTGATCGAACTGCAACGTCTGGGCGTTGAAGTGATTGCCGTCGACCGTTATGCCAATGCTCCGGCCATGCAGGTCGCGCACCGCAGTCATGTGATCAACATGCTCGACGGCGCTGCGTTGCGTGCCGTGATCGAGGCCGAGAAGCCGCATTACATCGTCCCGGAAATCGAAGCCATTGCCACTGCGACGCTGGTGGAACTGGAGTCCGAAGGCTTCACCGTGATCCCGACCGCGCGTGCCGCACAGCTGACTATGAACCGCGAAGGCATTCGCCGTCTGGCGGCTGAAGAGCTGGACCTGCCGACCTCGCCGTATCACTTTGCCGACACCTTCGAAGACTACAAGAAGGCCGTCGAAGACCTGGGCTTCCCGTGCGTGGTCAAGCCGGTCATGAGCTCGTCAGGCAAGGGCCAGAGCCTGCTGAAAACCGATGCTGACGTTCAGAAGGCGTGGGATTACGCGCAGGAAGGCGGTCGTGCCGGCAAAGGCCGCGTGATCATTGAAGGCTTCATCGACTTCGACTACGAAATCACCCTGCTGACCGTGCGTCACGTCGGCGGCACCACCTTCTGCGCGCCGGTCGGCCACCGTCAGGAGAAGGGCGACTATCAGGAATCCTGGCAGCCGCAAGCCATGAGCCCGATTGCGCTGGCAGAGTCCGAGCGCGTTGCCAAGGCCGTGACCGAAGCACTGGGCGGCCGCGGCCTGTTCGGCGTCGAGCTGTTCATCAAAGGCGATCAAGTCTGGTTCAGCGAAGTGTCCCCGCGTCCACACGACACCGGTCTGGTTACGCTGATCTCTCAAGACCTCTCGCAGTTCGCACTGCACGCTCGCGCGATTCTGGGTCTGCCGATTCCGTTGATCCGCCAGTTCGGCCCGTCGGCCTCGGCGGTGATCCTGGTGGATGGCAAGTCGACTCAGACCGCCTTCGCCAACCTGGAACAAGCCCTGAGCGAGCCAGACACCGCGCTGCGTCTGTTCGGCAAGCCGGAAGTCAACGGTCAGCGCCGCATGGGCGTTGCCCTGGCGCGTGACGAGTCGATCGAAGCGGCCCGCGCCAAAGCGACTCGCTCGTCGATAGCGGTCAAGGTTCAGCTGTAAGCCTTACCCGCAATAAGAAAACGGCGCCCTCAGTGGCGCCGTTTTTGTGTGTTGCGATCCCTGTAGGAGCGTGGCTTGTCCCGCGATCTGCCGGGCACCGGCAGTAAGATCAGGCGACTTGGCGTCTCAGGCAAACCGCAATCGCAGGTTTTGCTGCCGGTGCCCGGCAGATCGCGGGACAAGCCACGCTCCTACAGATAACGCATTACCTGATCGTGTCCAGATCCGCGTGGCGGGTTTCTTTCAGACACAGCACCGCGATGACGCTGATCAGTGCCGCTGCCGATACATAGCCGCCGACCCAGCTCAATCCACCCATTTCCACCAGTTGCTGCGCGAAGAACGGGGCGACGGAAGCGCCGACGATGCCACCGATGTTGTAGGCCGCCGACGCGCCGGTATAACGCACGCGCGTAGGAAACAGTTCCGGCAGCATCGCGCCCATCGGGGCGAAGGTCACGCCCATCAGGAACAGCTCGATCGACAGAAACAGCGTCACGGCCCAGGTCGTGCCGTGGGTCAGCAGCGGTTGCATCAGAAAACCCGACAGGATCGCCAGCACGCCACCGATGATCAGCACCGGCCTGCGCCCGAAACGGTCACTGGCCCACGCCGAAAGCGGGGTCGCCAGTGCCATGAACAGCACGGCAAAGCACAGCATGGCCAGGAACGATTCACGGCTGTAGCCCAGCGTCTTGACCCCGTAGCTCAGCGAGAACACGGTGGAGATGTAGAACAGCGCGTAACACACCACCATCGACGCCGCGCCCAACAGCATCGGCGCCCAGTATTGCGAGAACAATTCGGCAATCGGCATTTTCAGGCGTTCGTGGCGCGCGATGGCCTTGGCGAAGATCGGTGTTTCTTCCAGCTTCAGGCGCACGTACAAACCAATCACGACCAGCACCGCGCTGAGCAGGAACGGAACGCGCCAGCCCCAGGAGCGAAATTGTTCGTCAGTCAGGGTCATGGCCAGCGTCAGAAACAGGCCGTTGGCCGCGAGGAAACCGATCGAAGGGCCGAGTTGCGGGAACATGCCGAACCAGGCGCGTTTGCCTTTTGGCGCGTTCTCGGTGGCGAGCAATGCGGCACCGCCCCATTCGCCACCCAGTCCGAGCCCTTGGCCAAAACGCAGGACGCACAGCAGGATCGGCGCCCATGAGCCTATGGCCTCATAGCCCGGCAGCACGCCGATCAATGTGGTGCAGATGCCCATCAGCAGCAAAGAAGCGACCAGTGTCGATTTACGGCCGATGCGGTCGCCAAAATGGCCGAACAGCGCGGAGCCCAGCGGGCGCGCCAGAAAGGCGATACCGAAGGTCAGGAACGCCGACAGCATTTGTGCGGTGCTGGAGGTCTGCGGGAAGAACACCGGTCCGATCACCAGCGCGGCGGCGGTGGCATAGACGTAGAAGTCGTAGAATTCGATGGCGGTGCCGATGAAGCTCGCGGTGGCCACGCGGGCAGCGGAGTTGGCAGGACGTGCCTCGCGCTCTTCGCTTGGCTGATAGGTGGAAGTGCTGGTCATGCGGTTATCCCTGGCAGTCATCTTGCCTGTCAGCGAGAAACGAAAAATCGTACGCGCGCTGGGGCAATCGTTAATTATTTTTGGGTACAGCGCTGAACAGACTAGCCCGGATGCGGGCGAAGGCGACTGGCTGCGCTCGGGATAGGAGCAAGCCAGGGTGTTGCATGAAGACGTCAGGCTGAGTGACTGGCCGGATCGCGCTTTGTGCGGGTAGCACGCGGATCGGCGGGGCTGGGTAAGCGGCTCGATTATAGGAAGGGCGTCAGCGCGGAAACAAGTGTTTCAAACGCGCTTCAGATCACGTCTTTGGTGCGGGTGTTCTGCCACATGAGCACGCGAGTGACGCGGTTGTCCTCGGTTTCGAGGGTTTCCAGCCGATACGGGCCGATTTTCAGGCACACGGAACTGTCGGGAATGGTTTCCAGTGCTTCGGTGATCAGTCCGTTGAGGGTTTTCGGGCCGTCGGCCGGAAGGTGCCAGCTGAGGGTCTTGTTCAGGTCGCGAATCGAGGCCGCGCCATCCACCACCAGGCGCCCGTCGGGTTGCGGATGAATGTGCGGGTTGTCGAGGGATTGCTCGCTTTCGAATTCGCCGACGATCTCTTCGAGAATGTCTTCCAGGCTGACGATGCCCAGCACTTCTCCGTACTCGTCGACCACCACGCCCATGCGTCGCTGCTGCTTGTGGAAATTCAGCAGTTGCAGCTGCAGCGGGGTGCTTTCCGGCACGAAGTAGGGTTCATAGCAGGCGGCTTTCAGCGCCTCTTTGGTCAATTCCCCGCGCGGCAGCAGATGGCTGATCATGCGGGTGTTGATCACGCCTTCAACCTGGTTGATGTCGTTGTGGTAGACCGGCAGACGGGTGTGGCGTGAAATGATCAGCTTGTCGGCGATCTCTTCGATGGTGTCATCCAGATTGATGCCGTCCACTTCGCTGCGCGGCACGAGGATGTCGTTGACGCTCATGCTGTCCAGCGCATGGATCCCTGAAATGATATGCGCCCGGCCGAACTGGCTTTCGTTGTCCTGATAGATCGTCGCCCCCATGTCGTCGTCATCGTCCGCATCGTCCGGCCGGCGTTTT
Proteins encoded:
- a CDS encoding YqfO family protein; this encodes MYKLAFFVPPSHVEQVKRAVFAAGAGRIGAYDCCSWQVLGQGQFRPLDGSQPFIGQTGEVEHVEEWKVELVVDDALIQQAVAALKHSHPYETPAYEVWKLADF
- a CDS encoding NUDIX hydrolase — protein: MKFCSQCGEQVIQRIPEGDSRPRYVCEHCHTIHYQNPNIVAGVLPVWDNKVLLCRRAIEPRLGYWTLPAGFMENGESVEQAARRETVEEACALLEDLHLYAMIDVPHISQVHIFYRANMASADFAAGVESLEVKLFDEADIPWSELAFHTVRRTLECFFIDRRHQEFPVHTDCLSVSPPLKTT
- a CDS encoding gamma carbonic anhydrase family protein is translated as MKFRLGDSRVEAHPQSWIAPTATVIGKVRLQANASVWFGAVLRGDNELIDIGENSNVQDGTVMHTDMGSPLTIGKNVTIGHNVMLHGCTVDDNTLIGINSVILNGAKIGKYCIIGANSLIGEGKVIPDGSLVMGSPGKIVRELTDAQKKMLEASAAHYVHNAQRYARDLAPQED
- a CDS encoding DUF1289 domain-containing protein; amino-acid sequence: MSIDTAQHEKPVRSPCVSICALDEADICVGCQRTVAEITGWSRMSNDERRAVLVLCDDRARASGMMFSVPGSS
- a CDS encoding L,D-transpeptidase family protein, with amino-acid sequence MRVLLAVLCLSFVPLSQAAFTQTIVPKGSEQKFIGGKVVDTQDISERSIDKILVLKSAHQLQLMSKGEALKTYRISLGKAPKGPKLQEGDQRTPEGFYWLDYRKTSDAYNLSLHISYPNISDSARARREGVNPGSMIMIHGTPVSEDYPEWYFQTLDWTNGCIAMKNSDIREVWDLVKDGTMIEIRP
- the purL gene encoding phosphoribosylformylglycinamidine synthase, translated to MLILRGAPALSAFRHKKLLEQLNDKVPAVSGLYAEFAHFAEVAGVLTEDEQQVLARLLKYGPSVPVQEPRGRLFLVLPRFGTISPWSSKATDIARNCSLTKIQRLERGIAFYVEGQFSEAEAQIIADLLHDRMTQLVLSALEEAAGLFSHAEPKPLTAVDVLGGGRAALEKANVELGLALAEDEIDYLVNAFTGLKRNPHDIELMMFAQANSEHCRHKIFNASWDIDGQSQEKSLFGMIKNTYQMHNEGVLSAYKDNASVIVGSVAGRFFPNPETRQYGAVQEPVHILMKVETHNHPTAIAPFPGASTGSGGEIRDEGATGRGAKPKAGLTGFTVSNLNIPGFEQPWEKPYGKPERIVTPLDIMIEGPLGGAAFNNEFGRPALTGYFRTFEQSINTPHGEEVRGYHKPIMLAGGMGNIRAEHVQKGEITVGAKLIVLGGPAMLIGLGGGAASSMATGTSSADLDFASVQRENPEMERRCQEVIDRCWQLGDKNPIAFIHDVGAGGLSNAFPELVNDGGRGGRFELRNVPNDEPGMAPLEIWSNESQERYVLAVSAPDFERFKAICERERCPFAVVGEATEEPQLTVTDSHFGNSPVDMPLEVLLGKAPRMHRSANREAELGDDFDPSTLDLEESVQRVLHHPAVASKNFLITIGDRSITGLVNRDQMVGPWQVPVADVAVTATSFDVYTGEAMAMGERTPLALLDAPASGRMAIGETLTNIAASRIGKISDIKLSANWMSAAGHPGEDARLYDTVKAVGMELCPELGITIPVGKDSMSMKTRWSDEGAEKTVTSPMSLIVTGFAPVTDIRGTLTPQLRMDKGLTDLILIDLGRGQNRMGASILAQTHGKLGKAAPDVDDAEDLKAFFAVIQGLNADGHLLAYHDRSDGGLMTTVLEMAFAGHCGLNLQLDTLTGKREKVAAILFNEELGAVIQVRHDATPLVLAQFSAAGLGDDCVAVIGQPVNNSEVTISLNEEELFKGDRRLLQRQWSETSYQIQRLRDNADCADQEFDALLEEDNPGLSVKLGYDVNDDIAAPYIKKGVRPQVAVLREQGVNGQVEMAAAFDRAGFASVDVHMSDILAGRVDLNEFKGLVACGGFSYGDVLGAGEGWAKSALFNSRARDAFQGFFERTDSFALGVCNGCQMMSNLHELIPGSEFWPHFVRNRSEQFEARVAMVEIQKSASIFLQGMAGSRMPIAIAHGEGHAEFKSPEALLESDLSGTVAMRFVDNHGKVTETYPANPNGSPRGITGLTTRDGRVTIMMPHPERVFRAVNNSWRPDEWSEDGAWMRMFRNARVWVN
- the mltF gene encoding membrane-bound lytic murein transglycosylase MltF, whose protein sequence is MFSPSDFRPRCAKWLIATGIFLLLGACVEKPNTLERVKEDGVLRVVTRNSPATYFQDRNGETGFEYELVKRFADDLGVELKIETADNLDDLFNQMNKPGGPVLAAAGLVSTENRAKQVRFSHSYLEVTPQVIYRNGQSRPTDPGDLVGKRILVLKGSSHAEQLAALKVKYPGINYEESDQVEVVDLLRMVDEGQIDLTLVDSNELAMNQVYFPNVRVAFDLGDGRDQRWAVALGDDNSLLNEINSFLDKMQKNGMLQRLKDRYYGHVDVLGYVGAYTFAQHLQERLPKYEKHFQAAAKQEQVDWRLLAAIGYQESLWQPAVTSKTGVRGLMMLTQSTAQAMGVSNRLDAKQSIQGGAKYFAYVKDQLEDTIQEPDRTWLALASYNIGTGHLDDARKLAESEGLNPNKWLDVKKMLPRLSQKKWYSKTRYGYARGGEPVSFVANIRRYYDILTWVTQPQLEGSQVAEGNLHVPGVDKTKPPEEKAPL
- a CDS encoding CoA pyrophosphatase, producing MLDELLGRISSHTPGTLETDKRFPEAAVLLPITRSAEPELVLTLRASSLSTHGGEVAFPGGRRDPEDPDLIFTALREAEEEIGLPPGLVEIVGPLSPLISKHGIKVTPYVGVIPDFVEYRPNDGEIAAVFSVPLEFFRQDAREHTHRIDYQGRSWYVPSYRFGEYKIWGLTAIMIVELMNVLFDSNISLNHPPKRSIIHTLKS